The Mycobacteriales bacterium genome includes a region encoding these proteins:
- a CDS encoding methyl-accepting chemotaxis protein, whose product QISAIVAEIQSETSATILASEEGSKEVRTGSELARGVVDALERISAMVDETTTAAKEISVATQQQRSASDQVVAAMTQVSDVSRQYAIGSKQSAAAAAQLNNLAAELRAAISQFRVEPV is encoded by the coding sequence CAGATCTCGGCGATCGTGGCGGAGATCCAGTCGGAGACCTCGGCCACGATCCTCGCCAGCGAGGAGGGCTCCAAGGAGGTACGTACCGGCTCCGAGCTGGCGCGCGGCGTCGTCGACGCCCTCGAACGGATCTCGGCGATGGTGGACGAGACGACGACGGCCGCCAAGGAGATCTCGGTGGCGACCCAGCAGCAACGGTCGGCCTCGGACCAGGTCGTCGCCGCGATGACCCAGGTCTCGGACGTCTCGCGGCAGTACGCCATCGGCTCCAAGCAGTCCGCCGCTGCCGCCGCCCAGCTCAACAACCTCGCCGCCGAGCTGCGCGCCGCGATCAGCCAGTTCCGCGTCGAGCCGGTCTGA